CCCCTGCCTTCAGCCTTTTTATTTGGCGCTCACTCAACCCTAATACACACGACGCCTCCTTCACCGTCACAACGCCCTCCATCAACCGCTCCATAACATATACACGCCTGGATTCCTTCTCGCTCAAATATACGTCACCCCTACTCATGGTGACATTTTCTCTGTCCCCTTACAGGGTGACAATATCACTGTCCGGTAACACTAGCTTAGAAAGTGTAAGGGGCCACAAATTGCTTCCGTTTAATTAGTTGAAGGAGATGGTGGGAGTCCCAGGAGATGTTTTGAGCTCCCACCATTTTTAGTATAAAGGTGTTTACTTTGTCCAAGAGTATAGGGGGTATGGAAGTAGCGGCTTTAGAACTGACTAGTGAGAGTTCAAATATTTTTTCCTTTGGAGTTTTCCCGTTCATATCTCTGCCTCCATGAGATCGTTTTTGATTGTAATATTTTACCCAGCTTGCGGCAGAAGTCATAAAGACCTTTCGGGATGTTATGTGAGGTAGTGCAGGTATGTAGAATTCCTCATCATCGGTGCGATGACTTCGTTCCACAAAACCTTGGGCTTCTTTTTCTCCTTTTGGTATGGAGAGGAGAGTAACGCCTAAGGGTTCTAGGAATTTTTCCTGCAATATTTTTCTTTTTCTGCTTTCTTCAGATCCGCCGAATTCGCTCCCGTTGTCAGTTTGGAAGAACATTCTATGTCTGATGCCCAAAGCCCGCATGAGGAAGGCGATGTAAAGTATGAAGGAGAAGCCATTTGCGAAAGAGCATTCATCGGAGAAGCATAAGATTCTCATTCTTGTTTTGATATCGATAGCGGTAAATTGGTATTTGGGAAGCCTGTATTTAAACAGGGCAGCATATGCTTTTGGTGGGAGAGTCTTTGCGTCTGCTATATGTTTTGAATCGATCTGGAAGTATTGTAGGGCTTCCCAGTGGTTTAGGTTGGCATAGTAGCGTTTATTTCCGTTTCTAGAACGTACTTTTTTAGTTTTAACGTTGTTTCTGCGTAAGATGTTTCTGATGGTGTAGGAAGATATATTCAGATTGAGGGTTCTTTTCAGCTCTCTTGCAAGTCTTCTAGGACCCATGTTGGTTTTCTGTTGAGTTTCAATAACCAAAGCTTCGATGTGAGGTTTAGTTCTTTTTGGATGAGGGGATCTGGGACCTTTTTTGTGCAATAATTCTTTGGCAGATAGGCCATCTTTTTTCCGTTTCATCAATGTTCTAACCCATCTTTCAGTAATTCCCATGATGTTAGCTATTTCTTTGGCTGTTTTACCTTTTTCTATCAAGTCGCATATAACTTCCATAGGGGCTTTGGGATTCCCTGATTCCTTTAGTCGCTGGTATAATGAAGTCATGGCGGGTTACCTCCTTTTTCCTTTGTTTTGGTTGTTGTTGCAGCACCAGTATAAAGGAGAGGTACCCGCCTTTTCCATTATCTCTTTCACTTTACCAAAGTAGACGGAACGAAATATAGGCTCATCTACACACTAGCTTAGAAAGATTGTTGCTCACTTCAGTTGGCTATGTTATAGTAACCAAGCTGCCAAAAAACAGCGTCCTTTGAAATACTTAAAAGCAATCTCCGGGAGGTGTTTTTCGTGAAGAGGACCTTTCAGCCCCATAATAAACGCAGGAAGAGAACCATTGGTTTTCTGAGCCGTTCAAGGAGCCATAGCGGTCGCAAGATTTTGAGGAACAGGAGAGCCAAAGGCAGGAAAAGACTAGCTGCCTAAGATGGGTGCTACAAGGCTTGGCTATCCTGCAGATATAAGGCTCAAAAAAGCATGGCAGTACGATTTGGTCTTCCGCACTGGCCGCCGAAGGAACGGCGCGTTGGTGCGGCTGCTGTTTATTGAGACCCATGAGGACAAGACCTTGATTGGTTTAGCCGTCGGCAAAAGGCAGGGTGGTGCAGTAACAAGAAACAGGGGTAAAAGAATATTAAAAGAGGCGGCAAGGCGACTTTATCCAATGATAAAGGACGGATATTGGATCGTCCTTTCTCTGCAGAAAAGGGGACTTTCTGCAAAGTCTCATGAAGTCTATGAGGACTTAAAAAGACTTTTGAGCAAAGAAGGGTTGCTGAAAAGTGGGCAACAAACAATTGAATCAGGCCAATAAAATTGGAGAGTTGACCTTATCGGTGAAGTTAGCTAGATTTTTAATAAAGGTCTATCAGTACCTTATATCTCCATTTCTGGGTAAAAATTGCAGATTTTACCCAACATGTTCCCAATACACGTTGGGGTGCATTGAAGTTCACGGGTTAATAAAAGGAACTTTGCTGGGCATCTTGAGGATAGCAAAATGTGCGCCATGGCACCCAGGTGGTTACGACCCTGTGCCCGAAGAGTTTCTTTTGTTCCGCAGAAATAAGAGTTCAAAAACATCATTTAGGGAAGGTGAATAAATTGAGTGCTATTTGGAAGGCAGCAGGCGATTTCCTAATATTGATAATCAATGGGTTATATTCCCTTACTCATTCTTACGGGCTTGCCATAATAATTCTTACTCTACTGGTTCGTGTCCTATTGTATCCACTATCGCATAAGCAGATGGTGAGCATGCAGAAAATGCAGAAACTACAGCCTCGACTCAAGGTTTTGCAGGAAAAATACAAGGACGATAAAGAGACTTTGAACAAAGAAATCATGAGGCTTTATAAGGAAAACAACGTAAACCCAGCTGCGGGGTGTCTTCCCCTCCTCGTACAATTGCCCATACTCATACTCCTCTTCAGAGTTTTGATGAACCTGGACCTAGGAGGAGCCACGTTTCTAGGGATAAGCCTTGAGGGCTCAGTTCTATCTACTATGGCGTCCGCGGTAGGCGCCTCTGCGGATAAGATTGGAATAGGAGCGTTGTTTTCTGCCATCGCCGCAAACCCAGCAGGTTTATTAAACGTGCAGATGTACTTGGGCAACCTGGTGCTCCTTTTGGTCATAGCTTTTCTTACGTGGTACCAGCAGCAGCTCAGTGGGGCTTCTAACCCCCAGATGCAGTTTATGAACTGGTTTATGCCGGCTTTCTTGACATTCATATGTTTGAGTCTGCCCGGAGGAGTTCTATTGTATTGGGGGGTATCTTCTTTAGTGGGAGTAGCTCAGCAATGGTATGCGAAGCACAAAACTGAGGTCGAGATGCAGGAAAAGCCTGTATTGTACAAAGATAAGCCAGGTAGCAGGAAAGAATAAAACAAAAGGGATAGAGAGGGTAAGTGGCCTATGGAAAACAGTTTCATCGTAGAGGTTCAGTCATTGGAAGAGGCGCAGTCGCTTGGTAGCAAGAAGTGGTCTGTTGAGCCGGAAGATGTTGTAGTGGAGGTTCTTGAAGAGAACAAAGGCATCTGGGGGCTGTTTAGCAAGAAGAGAAAGGTACAGGTTGCCTTGTCTGGAGAGCTACATCTTCTGAAAGCAAAGAAGTTCCTGAAAGAATTATTCTCCTACATGGAATTAGATGTGGTTCCCGAGGTGATAGATGACGACAGCCTCAATTTGACAGGAAAGGATGCTGGAATCATCATTGGTCGTTATGGAGAGACATTAAAGGCGTTAGAGTACATGGCCAATTTAGTTCTAAGGGACAGCATGAAAAGGGTAAACATTGATAGTGATGGTTATAAGGAAAGAAGACTTAAGAGCTTAGAGAAGTTGGCCTTGGCTGCGGCCAGGGAGGCGACTAGGAAGGGACGGCCTGTCAAGCTGGAGCCAATGAGCAGTTGGGAGCGGAGAATAATCCATTTGACATTGAAGGATCGAGAGGATGTTACGACGAACTCTCAAGGTGTAGAACCTCAAAGATGTGTGGTAGTAACACCCCTGAAAAGCAGAGCAAGAAAGGCGACTTTCAGGGCAACTAAGCTTAGAGGCAAAAGAGAAGATAACTAAATTTGAGCATCTTTAACCGCGTTGCAGCAGGGCATCATGAAGCACATGCTGCAACGCGGTTTTTTGCGACATATTTCCTTCGAGTGTTTTACTATGAGAGCGTGAAACTCCCCAAGGACTTTTGGATCTTTCGGTAAATAAAGTTGAAGTTCTTCTTGGGCTTTATCGTAAGAGTTTATCTCTGGAGAGAGCCAGCCCATTCTCTTGCCAAGTCTCAGCGTGTACGCGTCTATGACCAGCAACGGGAAATTGCCCCCATAGCAGAGTATACTGTCTGCCGTCTCAGGGCCGATGCCTTTTTGTTTGAGTAGCCATTTTCGGGCTTTGTTAGGTCCTAGGGTGAAAAGCTTTTCTATACAACCTAGCTGGGAGATGACTTGCTTTGAGAAATCCATAAGGTACAGAGCCTTCCTTCTGTAAGTTCCTGCAGGCTTCAAACATTCCTCTATGATTTCTTTGGGAGCAGATGCTATAGAAGAGATGGATAGGAGCCCTTTTCTTTTCAAATTCATAAGCGCCTTTTCTACGTTGCTCCAGTTTGTGTTCTGCGTGAGTATAGCTCCTATGCATATCTCATCGGTGGTCTCACCTGGCCACCAGTTCTGGGGTCCCCAATAGTTTAGCAAGGCACCGTATATGTCCAAAATAGAAGGCATGCAATCCCTCCAGTGGGCTTTGATGGATAAGATAAGGCATATAGTGATATATTAAAACAAGGAAATTGAAGGAGTGCAACTTCTCAAGGGGAGGACAGCCAAAAGTGAGTTTTGAGCTGAAGTGTGTGACGATGCTGACTGATTTTGGATTGTCGGATGAGACGGTGGCCTGCTGCAAAGGGGTGCTTTTAAGCAAAGGACTTAAACTCCCAATTATCGATATTAGCCACGAGGTGCCGCCATTCGACATTGTTTCAGGGGGATGGATATTGGCAGGGGCTCTGACGTTTATGCCGGTAGGCATACACTTGGCCGTCGTGGATCCCGGTGTCGGAACTGAGCGAAAGATAGTCATCCTTCATGTTAGAAGGGGAGATTTTTTGGTGGGCCCAGATAACGGCTTGCTCTTGGAGGCAGCACGGCGCTTGGGCGGAATTGAGACTGCTTGGAGCGTACGCATGGAACTTTTTGATTTCAGTAGGATTTCTCCTACTTTCCATGCCAGAGATGTCATGGCCCCTGTAGTAGGAGATTTAGGCATGGGGGTCCCTCCATCTGCATTGGGAAAAGGGATAAAGAAAGAAATTCTTGTGGAATATCCATTGCCGGAGCCCAAGATGGAGGACGGTAAAATAACTGGCTATGTAGCCTATATCGATTCTTACGGCACGGTAAGGACCAACATATTGTGGCGTTCCCTGAGAAAAGACATCAAAAATTTGAGGATATCTAGTGGTTGGCTTTTCAGCATCCCCGTTGGGAGGACATTTGCAGATGTAGATAAAGGTGACCTGGTGATCCTGGAGGATAGTTGGGGATACTTGTCCATAGCCGTTAACCAAGGACGAGCTTCGGATCTTTTAGGGTGCAAACCCAAGGATCAAATATCCGTAGAATTTACGATGCAATAAAATAGAAGACGGTCCAAAATATGTAATGCAGATTACGTATGGAGGTGGTGAATAAAATGAAAAAGCTTGCGGTTAATCCGTTACGAAAGACATTGATTGCTGTTTTAACAGTGTTACTTTTAACCTTTGTCAGTTTAACGTCGGCTTTGGCATCCTCTTCGGGGAGCGATGTTTTTACTGGGAATCCCATAGCCGATATTGTAGAAAAGACATCTCCTGCCGTGGTCAACATAGACACAAAGACCATGGTGAGACAGCCTCTAAGCCCCTTTGCTAACGATCCGTTCCTTAGGGAGTTTTTAGGGGACCAGTTGGAGCATTTTACCCGTTTAGTGCCCATGAAAGGGAAGGGTTCGGGGTTCATAGTCTCCAAAGATGGTTACATACTGACCAATAACCATGTCGTGGCAGGGGCTGATGAGATAACGGTCAGCATGTCTGATGGCAAAACATATCCTGCCAAGATCATTGGAACCGATCCTAGTTACGATCTGGCGGTCATCAAGATCGAAGGGGAAAATTTACCTGTTTTGCCCTTGGGGGATTCCGATAAGGTTAGAGTAGGTGAATGGGTCATAGCTATAGGTAATCCTTTTGGTTTTGAAAGCACCGTTACTGTCGGTGTTGTTTCAGCCAAAAACCGTTCTATCAGGGCAAGGGACTTCAGCTTTGATGGTTTTCTCCAGACGGATGCTGCTATAAATCCAGGCAACAGTGGCGGTCCTCTTTTGAATCTGAAAGGAGAGGTAATCGGTATAAACACGGCGATAATCCCCTATGCCCAAGGAATAGGTTTTGCCGTGCCTGTAAACATGGCCAAGCAGGTTTTGGACGATTTGGTCAAATACGGAAGGGTAAAGAGGGGATATTTGGGAGTATATGTACAGCCCTTAACTAAGGAGTTTGCTGATGTTTATGGTATCAAATCGGAAAATGGAGCGGTAGTTGCAGATGTGGTTCCTGGTTCGCCGGCAGAAAAGGCAGGGCTAATGCGGGGAGATGTGATAGTAGAGGTGGATGGGAAGAAGGTCGAAGATGACCTGGATTTGACAATGAAAATCAGGAGTCACCTGGCTGGAGACAAGGTAAATCTCAAAATCTTGAGAAGAGGTGGCATTGAGAGGAAGGTAAGAGTCGTGTTAGGTAGCATTCCAGGCAGCGAGGGTGGTCGAAAGAGCCTAAGTGAACACCTCAAGAAAATTGGTATAAAGGTGGAACCTGTATCTGATGCTGTAAGGAAACAGAAAGATTTACCCCCTTCGATAACGGGAGTAATGATCTCAGAGGTTGCTCCAGGTTCGGTGGCAGATGGGGTTGGTCTCAGAAGCGGCGACATAATAGTGGAGGTAAATGGTAATAAGGTAGAAGATATAGATTCTTTCGTGCGGAGCTTGCCTAAAGCCGAAGGTCCTGTCGTGTTAGCCGTTTGGAGGGACGGCAGGGTGTTCTATGTATCTTTTAGGTTGTAATTTCTGAAGGTTTATATAAAGGTATATAGTTGAATAAGAGGGTGGAAGTTACGTCCATATAATTGTGTAAAATTAAGAGCCAAGGCAAGGTCTCTGGTTTAAAATGGTAAGCGGAAAAACAAACCCAAACCGGAGGTGACCTTGCAATGGCTCAGTACAATATTACCATCGACTCAGAATTACTGCATCAGTTATTTTTGTCGGACAGTAAGGATTCTGGAGTATCTAAGTTATTGGAGTCGGTATTGAATCAAGTTCTTCAAGCCCAGGCAACGGAACAATTGAGAGCAGAGGCTTACGAGCGGACAGAGGAAAGACGAGGGTATCGCAACGGAACATACCCGCACAGGCTTACGACGAGAGTAGGGAGCCTTGTTTTGAGGGTGCCCAGGCTTCGTAATGGCAAGTTTTCTACGGAGCTTTTCAGCAGATATCAGAGGAGCGAACAGGCCTTTATTTTGGCTTTGATGGAGATGGTAGTAAATGGGGTATCAACCCGTAAGGTATCTGAGATAACCGAGGAGTTATGTGGAGTAAGGATATCCAAGTCATTGGTGTCGGAATTATGCAGGAGGCTGGATCCAGTTATAGAAGCGTGGAGAGATAGGTCTTTGAAGGATAAGGAGTATCCCTTTCTGATTGTAGATGCATTGGTTATAAGGGTGAGGGAAGAAAACAGGGTCTTACATAGGAGCATGCTTATATGTGTGGGTGTGAACAGAGAAGGTATACGAGAAGTTTTGGGGTTTGTGGTAGGAGATAGCGAATCAGAGGAGAGCTGGGGGGATTTTTTCGGTTGGTTGAAAGATAGAGGTTTAAGAGGTGTGGATTTAGTGGTATCTGACGACCACAAGGGATTAGTAAAGGCTTTGAGGAGAAATTTTCAGGGGTCAAGCTGGCAGAGGTGTCAAACTGTAGATGAGCCTATATTTCGTTCCGTCTACTTTGGTAAAGTGAAAGAGATAATGGAAAAGGCGGGTACCTCTCCTTTATACTGGTGCTGCAACAACAACCAAAACAAAGGAAAAAGGAGGTAACCCGCCATGACTTCATTATACCAGCGACTAAAGGAATCAGGGAATCCCAAAGCCCCTATGGAAGTTATATGCGACTTGATAGAAAAAGGTAAAACAGCCAAAGAAATAGCTAACATCATGGGAATTACTGAAAGATGGGTTAGAACATTGATGAAACGGAAAAAAGATGGCCTATCTGCCAAAGAATTATTGCACAAAAAAGGTCCCAGATCCCCTCATCCAAAAAGAACTAAACCTCTACTCGAAGCTTTGGTTATTGAAACTCAACAGAAAACCAACATGGGTCCTAGAAGACTTGCAAGAGAGCTGAAAAGAACCCTCAATCTGAATATATCTTCCTACACCATCAGAAACATCTTACGCAGAAACAACGTTAAAACTAAAAAGTACGTTCTAGAAACGGAAATAAACGCTACTATGCCAACCTAAACCACTGGGAAGCCCTACAATACTTCCAGATCGATTCAAAACATATAGCAGACGCAAAGACTCTCCCACCAAAAGCATATGCTGCCCTGTTTAAATACAGGCTTCCCAAATACCAATTTACCGCTATCGATATCAAAACAAGAATGAGAATCTTATGCTTCTCCGATGAATGCTCTTTCGCAAATGGCTTCTCCTTCATACTTTACATCGCCTTCCTCATGCGGGCTTTGGGCATCAGACATAGAATGTTCTTCCAAACTGACAACGGGAGCGAATTCGGCGGATCTGAAGAAAGCAGAAAAAGAAAAATATTGCAGGAAGAATTCCTAGAACCCTTAGGCGTTACTCTCCTCTCCATACCAAGAGGAGAAAAAGAAGCCCAAGGTTTTGTGGAACGAAGTCATCGCACCGATGATGAGGAATTCTACATACCTGCACTACCTCACATAACATCCCGAAAGGTCTTTATGACTTCTGCCGCAAGCTGGGTAAAATATTACAATCAAAAACGATCTCATGGAGGCAGAGATATGAACGGGAAAACTCCAAAGGAAAAAATATTTGAACTCTCACTAGTCAGTTCTAAAGCCGCTACTTCCATACCCCCTATACTCTTGGACAAAGTAAACACCTTTATACTAAAAATGGTGGGAGCTCAAAACATCTCCTGGGACTCCCACCATCTCCTTCAACTAATTAAACGGAAGCAATTTGTGGCCCCTTACAGCAGAGGTGTCAAACTCATTTTATACGGAACATACTATCTGCTTCACCTAAGGGTCTTCAGGGGGAGCTCAAGACTCGGATACAGGCTATTTTGCATGCTCCGGATATGGGGACAGCCAGGATGTTGTTGATGAGGGTTTTAGAGGAATACGAAGAAAAAGCTCCTAAGGCGATGAGGATTTTGGAAGAGGGATTTGACGATGCTGTGGCGATATTGTCTTTGCCGGAGAAGTATCGTAAGCGTCTGAGGACGACCAACAGTGTGGAGAGATTGAATGAGGAGATAAGGCGTAGGGAGAGGGTTATACGGATATTTCCAAGCAGGGAATCGGCAGTAAGGTTGCTTGGCGCAGTTCTTCTTGAGATAGACAACAAGTGGGCTGGTGGAAGGAAGTACCTTGATATGGATGAGTACTATGAATATCTTTTCACAACAGCAATCTAGATCAAGCCCTAAAATCTATTGCCTTTAACAAAAAATAAGAAAAATGCATAAGACCATTACCAGAGACCAAAACAAATTTACACAAAATATAGGACTTGACCCATAGTTCATCAACAACCGCCCTTACCTTCCTGGTGGATACGCCGTTCACGACCATCTCGACCATGGCCAGCAAGAGCGCC
The DNA window shown above is from Thermovirga lienii DSM 17291 and carries:
- a CDS encoding Integrase catalytic region (PFAM: Integrase core domain~InterPro IPR001584~KEGG: adg:Adeg_0482 integrase catalytic region~PFAM: Integrase catalytic region~SPTR: Integrase catalytic region) — its product is MTSLYQRLKESGNPKAPMEVICDLIEKGKTAKEIANIMGITERWVRTLMKRKKDGLSAKELLHKKGPRSPHPKRTKPHIEALVIETQQKTNMGPRRLARELKRTLNLNISSYTIRNILRRNNVKTKKVRSRNGNKRYYANLNHWEALQYFQIDSKHIADAKTLPPKAYAALFKYRLPKYQFTAIDIKTRMRILCFSDECSFANGFSFILYIAFLMRALGIRHRMFFQTDNGSEFGGSEESRKRKILQEKFLEPLGVTLLSIPKGEKEAQGFVERSHRTDDEEFYIPALPHITSRKVFMTSAASWVKYYNQKRSHGGRDMNGKTPKEKIFELSLVSSKAATSIPPILLDKVNTFILKMVGAQNISWDSHHLLQLIKRKQFVAPYTF
- a CDS encoding ribosomal protein L34 (PFAM: Ribosomal protein L34~TIGRFAM: ribosomal protein L34, bacterial type~InterPro IPR000271: IPR020939~KEGG: csc:Csac_2776 50S ribosomal protein L34~PFAM: ribosomal protein L34~SPTR: 50S ribosomal protein L34;~TIGRFAM: ribosomal protein L34~manually curated); translated protein: MKRTFQPHNKRRKRTIGFLSRSRSHSGRKILRNRRAKGRKRLAA
- a CDS encoding ribonuclease P protein component (PFAM: Ribonuclease P~TIGRFAM: ribonuclease P protein component, eubacterial~COGs: COG0594 RNase P protein component~InterPro IPR000100~KEGG: aco:Amico_0692 ribonuclease P protein component~PFAM: ribonuclease P protein~SPTR: Ribonuclease P protein component;~TIGRFAM: ribonuclease P protein component); this encodes MGATRLGYPADIRLKKAWQYDLVFRTGRRRNGALVRLLFIETHEDKTLIGLAVGKRQGGAVTRNRGKRILKEAARRLYPMIKDGYWIVLSLQKRGLSAKSHEVYEDLKRLLSKEGLLKSGQQTIESGQ
- a CDS encoding protein of unknown function DUF37 (PFAM: Domain of unknown function DUF37~TIGRFAM: conserved hypothetical protein YidD~COGs: COG0759 conserved hypothetical protein~InterPro IPR002696~KEGG: aco:Amico_0693 protein of unknown function DUF37~PFAM: protein of unknown function DUF37~SPTR: UPF0161 protein Amico_0693;~manually curated), whose amino-acid sequence is MNQANKIGELTLSVKLARFLIKVYQYLISPFLGKNCRFYPTCSQYTLGCIEVHGLIKGTLLGILRIAKCAPWHPGGYDPVPEEFLLFRRNKSSKTSFREGE
- a CDS encoding membrane protein insertase, YidC/Oxa1 family (PFAM: 60Kd inner membrane protein~TIGRFAM: membrane protein insertase, YidC/Oxa1 family, C-terminal domain~COGs: COG0706 Preprotein translocase subunit YidC~InterPro IPR001708: IPR020001~KEGG: aco:Amico_0694 membrane protein insertase, YidC/Oxa1 family~PFAM: 60 kDa inner membrane insertion protein~SPTR: Membrane protein insertase, YidC/Oxa1 family;~TIGRFAM: membrane protein insertase, YidC/Oxa1 family~manually curated), producing MSAIWKAAGDFLILIINGLYSLTHSYGLAIIILTLLVRVLLYPLSHKQMVSMQKMQKLQPRLKVLQEKYKDDKETLNKEIMRLYKENNVNPAAGCLPLLVQLPILILLFRVLMNLDLGGATFLGISLEGSVLSTMASAVGASADKIGIGALFSAIAANPAGLLNVQMYLGNLVLLLVIAFLTWYQQQLSGASNPQMQFMNWFMPAFLTFICLSLPGGVLLYWGVSSLVGVAQQWYAKHKTEVEMQEKPVLYKDKPGSRKE
- a CDS encoding single-stranded nucleic acid binding R3H domain-containing protein (PFAM: R3H domain~COGs: COG1847 RNA-binding protein~InterPro IPR001374~KEGG: aco:Amico_0695 single-stranded nucleic acid binding R3H domain protein~PFAM: single-stranded nucleic acid binding R3H domain-containing protein~SMART: single-stranded nucleic acid binding R3H domain-containing protein~SPTR: Single-stranded nucleic acid binding R3H domain protein), which codes for MENSFIVEVQSLEEAQSLGSKKWSVEPEDVVVEVLEENKGIWGLFSKKRKVQVALSGELHLLKAKKFLKELFSYMELDVVPEVIDDDSLNLTGKDAGIIIGRYGETLKALEYMANLVLRDSMKRVNIDSDGYKERRLKSLEKLALAAAREATRKGRPVKLEPMSSWERRIIHLTLKDREDVTTNSQGVEPQRCVVVTPLKSRARKATFRATKLRGKREDN
- a CDS encoding DNA-3-methyladenine glycosylase III (PFAM: HhH-GPD superfamily base excision DNA repair protein; Helix-hairpin-helix motif~COGs: COG2231 Uncharacterized protein related to Endonuclease III~InterPro IPR003265~KEGG: csc:Csac_0690 HhH-GPD family protein~PFAM: HhH-GPD family protein~SMART: HhH-GPD family protein~SPTR: DNA-3-methyladenine glycosylase III); protein product: MPSILDIYGALLNYWGPQNWWPGETTDEICIGAILTQNTNWSNVEKALMNLKRKGLLSISSIASAPKEIIEECLKPAGTYRRKALYLMDFSKQVISQLGCIEKLFTLGPNKARKWLLKQKGIGPETADSILCYGGNFPLLVIDAYTLRLGKRMGWLSPEINSYDKAQEELQLYLPKDPKVLGEFHALIVKHSKEICRKKPRCSMCFMMPCCNAVKDAQI
- a CDS encoding protein of unknown function DUF62 (PFAM: S-adenosyl-l-methionine hydroxide adenosyltransferase~COGs: COG1912 conserved hypothetical protein~InterPro IPR002747~KEGG: mka:MK0807 hypothetical protein~PFAM: protein of unknown function DUF62~SPTR: Uncharacterized conserved protein), which translates into the protein MSFELKCVTMLTDFGLSDETVACCKGVLLSKGLKLPIIDISHEVPPFDIVSGGWILAGALTFMPVGIHLAVVDPGVGTERKIVILHVRRGDFLVGPDNGLLLEAARRLGGIETAWSVRMELFDFSRISPTFHARDVMAPVVGDLGMGVPPSALGKGIKKEILVEYPLPEPKMEDGKITGYVAYIDSYGTVRTNILWRSLRKDIKNLRISSGWLFSIPVGRTFADVDKGDLVILEDSWGYLSIAVNQGRASDLLGCKPKDQISVEFTMQ
- a CDS encoding protease Do (PFAM: Trypsin; PDZ domain (Also known as DHR or GLGF)~TIGRFAM: periplasmic serine protease, Do/DeqQ family~COGs: COG0265 Trypsin-like serine protease typically periplasmic contain C-terminal PDZ domain~InterPro IPR001478: IPR001254: IPR011782: IPR001940~KEGG: aco:Amico_0697 protease Do~PFAM: peptidase S1 and S6 chymotrypsin/Hap; PDZ/DHR/GLGF domain protein~PRIAM: HtrA2 peptidase~SMART: PDZ/DHR/GLGF domain protein~SPTR: Protease DegQ;~TIGRFAM: protease Do), with translation MKKLAVNPLRKTLIAVLTVLLLTFVSLTSALASSSGSDVFTGNPIADIVEKTSPAVVNIDTKTMVRQPLSPFANDPFLREFLGDQLEHFTRLVPMKGKGSGFIVSKDGYILTNNHVVAGADEITVSMSDGKTYPAKIIGTDPSYDLAVIKIEGENLPVLPLGDSDKVRVGEWVIAIGNPFGFESTVTVGVVSAKNRSIRARDFSFDGFLQTDAAINPGNSGGPLLNLKGEVIGINTAIIPYAQGIGFAVPVNMAKQVLDDLVKYGRVKRGYLGVYVQPLTKEFADVYGIKSENGAVVADVVPGSPAEKAGLMRGDVIVEVDGKKVEDDLDLTMKIRSHLAGDKVNLKILRRGGIERKVRVVLGSIPGSEGGRKSLSEHLKKIGIKVEPVSDAVRKQKDLPPSITGVMISEVAPGSVADGVGLRSGDIIVEVNGNKVEDIDSFVRSLPKAEGPVVLAVWRDGRVFYVSFRL